The nucleotide sequence CTcattcttttattcttttttatttcaattttttctattAATACCAATTATTTcctaaaataaacaaaaacaaaaatggtaATCAAAATCTTGGCCAAAGATTTTGTTGAGATTAGTTAGTGGATAATTAGCATAACATGCTCTTAATGGTATGACTTGAATAATAATTACTGAGGACCACTCAGAAAATATTatccaaaaaaatcatttaccAAATTTGGGGGCTTGAAACAGTCACCATTGTCGTTGGGGAAAGAGGGAAACAGTCGCCTTGTCGACTGAGTCGACTCGGAGGAGTTATTCCCAACCTACTCCCTTACAGTTAAACGCCAGAATTTCGACGGAATCAAGAAAGCCAAGGGTTTCGCGCCATTGAAACGCACAAGCTCGCATGCAATTTCAAAGtaaagaagaacaagaaaaagaaagcttaCTCAATTTCTTGGTGGCAAAGAATCAAAGCTTCGCGTCGTTGGCGATGGACTTGTACGGCGAATACATGCAAAAGCGTGGGCTTTTTGGCTCGTCTGCGGTTGAAATGGATTGATACTTTGGGGCGGAGGTCACGGTGGTTTGCGGTGGCGCTGTGGGCAACAGTTACGGCGCGCTTGGATTTTGGGGGGGCGAAAAAGTGGAAAGCATTTTGCTTTGAAGGCGCGCACAGCGATCAGTCGATGACCGAATTACAAGGCGAAGGCGCTTTGATGTCGTATAACTGTGGGACCTTTGATGATTAAGAACAACGTGAGCCGTTGGATCATTTTATGGGTAGTTGGCGTTTTCGTTTTCCCTTTCATTTTGCGCGGTTCGGTCTAACTGACACTGAACGTTCTTTTTTGCAAACATTTtccttcttcctttgttgaaaattgtaattttctaattatttctttttaaatcCTTTCGTTTTATTTTACTCCAGAGAAAGTGCTTTTACGACTCAAAAATCACTGTTAGatttttcataaataattcaaaacatgtcGTTAaagcaatgtttaaaatatcaatAGAAGTAGAATTAGCGATattcaaatttatgaaaatatcgaTGAATGTATATTGATATCAACAATGGTTGCTTTTCAAGAATTTATGGAAATTTGCAATCGTTAGGTATATCAACTCATCCAGATTTAGTTGAAATTagagaaaaaattcaaaaagttgACATACTTAATGtgttttgacaaattttttgTAATCAATCAGTAAATATGATCGatattcattgattttcctATATCGCGCCAATACGAGGTGAAGTTTGCCGATACATAAACTACGGACGAAAACTTTGTTCTAATACTCCATTTCAATGTAAAGGATCGGTAGCAGCACCCAGCAAGAAGATGGAGAACGACGTGAACATTGCATTAGGTAGAAATTTATGTTGATGTTTAAGCCTTGCAGCTGCCTTGTGTTTTGTTGCATTCTGTTGTTTTGTAATTCAAAGTCTATTTTGTCTTAGTTTTGAAATATaaggttgagattaaatcaaaGCTAATAGGCTATATGTATGTGTGTCTCATGGTATATCATCTCACTTATATGTGAGCATGTGGGATTCACGTGAGCTGTGGAGTAATGGGAGAGGTAGTGCGCCTCAAACGGCTATATCTTCTCCCACTCTAGTTTTGTAGCTTCTTAATCATTTTCAGTCATAGCTGAATGAAATCAGAAAAATTATACAGAGCTCTTCATCTTCTCTGCAACAACATTTTTCGTGTGAATTCTTGGTTGAAATCAAAATCTTTTTGAATTCTTCCTAGTTCTATGCTTTACTCTGCTGTTTTATAGAActctaacatggcctcagagcctaGTTCATCACTTTAATCTGGGCGTGAATCTGTGTTTTCTGGGTTCTTCAGTGAATCGCTGAAGAATCGAGTTTCTTAAATCTCCAAAACGAAGATCTGTGTCTAACATGGCCGGATCAATGAGTTCTGAACTCCGTACTCCCATCTTCAATGGTGAGAACTATGAATTCTGGAATATCAGAATGCGAACCATTCTCAGGTCTCATGGACTGTGGGATCTTGTAGAGACTGGGTTTACTATCCCAGAGTCATCTACTGTGGTTGAGGTAACTGATgaaaagaaggagaaggatGCAGCTactcaaatttcaacaaatgtTGCGGAGATCATAATAAAGGATGCTAAGGCCCTTGGGTTGATACAAGGAGCTGTGTCTGATCAAATTTTTCCCAGGATTTCTAATGAAGAAACTTCCAAAGGAGCTTGGGATATCCTACTGCAAGAATTCAGAGGTGATAAACAGGTTAGAAATGTGAAATTACAAGGTTTACGCAGAGAGTTCGAGTATACTAGGATGAGAGATGATGAATCTTTGTCTGCATACCTTACTAAACTGTTTGACATCATGAATCAAATGAGGAGTTATGGTGAAGAACTATCTAGGGAGAGGGTCGTTCAGAAATTACTTATAAGCTTACCTAGAAGTTATGACTCTATCTGTGCTGTGATTGAACACTCAAAGGATATCGAAACACTTGAAATTCAAGAAGTGGTTGCTTCTCTGAAGGGTTATGAACAAAGGCTTGATATGCATACTGATCACTCTACTGAAGAGGCATTTGCTAGTCTAAATGTTGGTTCTAAGTTTCAAAAACCCAGTGGGTTCTCTGGTACACAGAAATCAGGGAAAAGTTGgaagaacaaaggaaaaaaatgggATACTAAGCCTAATTTTATCCCTAAGCAGAATAATTCTCATGATTCGAACAAAACAGCTTGCAAACATTGTGATAAACTGCACTATGGAAAGTGCTGGTTTGAAGGAAAACCTAAATGCACAAATTGCCATAAATTTGGGCATGAAGTCAGAAACTGTAATGGGAACAAAGTGGTGCAGAAGGCTAACTATGCAAATCAGGTTGATAATATGGGAACCTTGTTCTTTGCTTGCAATTCTGTGTCTCAGGTGAAGGTCAATAACACTTGGTATATTAACAGTGGTTGTTGCAACCACATGACAGGAGATGAAAACTTGCTGGTGAATGTGAGTAGAAATCTGAATGCAAGAGTAAAAATGGGAACTGGTGAAGTGGTGAGTGTAGCAGGAATATGCACACTTGTCATTGAAACCAAAATGGGAAGAAAGCACATACAAGAAGTAATGCTAGTACCTGGCTTGGATGAAAATCTTCTAAGTGTGGGGCAAATGTTGGAACATGGTTACTATCTGCTATTTGGTGATAATGCAGTCTGTATATTTGATAGCTGGAACTTGAATGGACTGGTTGCTAAGGTTCAAATGACTAGCAACAGATGCTTCCCTCTAACAATGATGTCGGCCACACCGCTAGCATTGAAAGCTAGTGTATCTCATTGCATACATATTTGGCACAAGAGGCTAGGTCAcctaaacacaagaagtttgctGCAACTCAAGGAGCAAGAAATGGTTCATGGGCTACCTCACTTGGAAAATTCCAAGAATGTCTGTGAAGGATGTATGTTTGGCATGCAACATAGGGATGAGTTTCTAAGAGAATCTGCTTGGAGAGCTAAATTCCCACTTGAATTGATACATACTGATATCTGTGGTCCAATGCAAATTGCCTCAAATGCTGGAAACAAGTATTTCATTCTGTTCACTGATGATTGCACAAGAATGACATGGGTCTACTTTCTGAGGTACAAATCTGAGGCATTGGAGTATTTCAAAAGGTTCAAAGCAATGACAGAATTGCAGTGTGGGTACAAAATCAAGTATCTAAGAAGTGATAGAGGTGGTGAGTTCTTGTCTTCTGAATTCAGTGATTACTGCAATGTTTCTGGGATTCAAAGGCAACTAACCATGTCATACACACCACAGCAGAATGGTGTGTCAGAAAGGAAGAACAGAACTGTGGTGGAGATGGCTAAAACTATGCTACATGAAAAGGGCATGCCATACCAGTTTTGGGCAGAAGCTGTACACACTGCAATGTATCTCCTCAACAGATGTCCTACTAAGGCATTGGATAAAATGACTCCTTTTGAATCCTACAGTGGAAGAAAACCTGGAATTGCACATTTGAAGATTTTTGGATCAGTATGTTATGTTCATATTCCCATGAGTTTGAGACACAAGCTTGAGTGCAACAGTCACAAATGTGTGTTTGTGGGTTATGGAACCAGTGAGAAAGGATACAGATTATTTGATCCTATCTTGGGTAAGATTATACTGTCTAGAGATGTAGTATTTGATGAGAGTGCTAGATGGGATTGGAATGACAGCTCTGGAAAACAGTCCAGTGTATCAATCACTACTGATATGGCAGAATCTGATTTAATTCAAGGGTCAAATGTTCGAGATGAAAGTGTATTCCTTGAGGCTATTTCTGATACTCCACTAGATGATTTGAATACTAATGCTGATGATCCAAGTTCAATCATTGATCTATCACAGAGCTATGATTCTACTCCAAAGAAATGGAGATCCTTAAATGAAGTCATTGCACAGTGTAATGTATGCATTATGGAACCCGAGAATTTTGAAGAGGCTGCCCTAGATTTGTCTTGGATGAAAGCTATGCAAACTGAGCTAGACATGATTGAGAGGAATGATACATGGATGCTGGTAGATAGACCATCTAGCAAACATGTGATAGGTGTGAAGTGGGTATACAAAACAAAACTGAACCTTGATGGAAGCATTCAGAAAAACAAAGCTAGACTGGTTGCAAAAGGTTATTCACAGAAGCCAGGCATTGACTTTAATGAAACCTTTGCACCAGTTGCTAGGCTTGACACCATAAGGACCTTGATTGCACTTGCAGCTCAGAAAGAATGGCAACTATTCCAGTTAGATGTAAAATCTGCATTCCTTAATGGTGTACTCAAAGAGGAAGTTTATGTTGATCAGCCTCAAGGATTTGTCATACAAGGGAAGGAGGATAAAGTGTACAAGTTAAGTAAGGCATTATATGGCcttaaacaagctccaagagcttggtatgaaGAAATTGACTCTTACTTCACCAAGGCAGGTTTTAAAAGAAGTCCAAATGAAGCCACCTTATATACTAAGGTTGAAAAGTCAGGGATTCTCATAGTTTCtgtctatgttgatgacattgtgTACACTGGAAGTAGTGACACAATGCTGGACAGTTTTAAAAATGACATGATGCAGCATTATGAGATGACTGATTTGGGATTGCTACATCATTTTCTTGGTATGGGAATTGTTCAAACCAAGAAAAGCATCTTCATACATCAGAAGAAATATGCAATGAAGATGCTGGAGAAATTTGGATTACAAGGTTGTAAGTCTGTGGGAACACCACTTGCAGCAAATGAAAGATTATGCAAAAATGATGGAAGTGAAGCTGCAGATGAGTCTGAATACAGGAAATTGGTGGGAAGTCTTCTGTACCTTACTGCCACTAGACCAGATATAATGTTTGGTACTAGTCTCTTGGCAAGATTTATGCATGGTCCAACTAAGAAACATATGGGTACAGCAAGAAGAATACTAAGATACATTCAAGGTACTATGGATTTTGGCATTGAATATGTGAAAGGAAAGTCAGCAGTTCTTATAGGATATTGTGACAGTGACTGGGCTGGGAGTATTGATGACATGAAAAGCACATCAGGGTATGCCTTCAGTCTTGGCTCAGGTGTGTTCTCTTGGGCATCAGTTAAGCAAAACACAGTAGCATTATCCACTGCAGAAGCAGAGTATGTAAGTGCTGCTGGAGCAACATCTCAGGCCAAATGGCTAAGATTCGTTTTGGAAGATTTCGGGGAAGAACAAGTCGAACCTACTGTGCTAATGTGTGATAACACTTCAGCAATAGCTATTGCCAAGAATCCTGTGTTTCATCAGAAAACACGACACATTAGCAGGAAATTCCATTTCATCAGAGATGCAATACAAGAGAATGAGATTGAACTTGTTTATTGCAAATCCGAAGAACAAATGGCAGATATACTGACAAAGGCACTACCAAAGGAGAAGTTCAACTATTTCAGAGAAATGCTAGGAGTAAAGTCAGCTGCCAGCTTAGAGGAGAGTGTTGATGTTTAAGCCTTGCAGCTGCCTTGTGTTTTGTTGCATTCTGTTGTTTTGTAATTCAAAGTCTTTTTTGTCTTAGTTTTGAAATATAAGGCTGAGATTAAATCAAAGCTAATAGGCTATATGTATGTGTCTCATGGTATATCATCTCACTTATATGTGAGCATGTGGGATTCACGTGAGCTGTGGAGTAATGGGAGAGGTAGTGCGCCTCAAACGGCTATATCTTCTCCCACTCTAGTTTTGTAGCTTCTTAATCATTTTCAGTCATAGCTGAATgaaatcaaaaaaattatacagagCTCTTCATCTTCTCTGCAACAACATTTTTCGTGTGAATTCTTGGTTGAAATCAAAATCTTTTTGAATTCTTCCTAGTTCTGTGCTTTACTCTGCTGTTTTATAGAACTCTAACAATTTAAACACCATTTACACGATGCCAAACAACAAAAGTAGATAAAACCGTGATCTGATTTGCAAGCATGCTCAGCTCAAGGAGACAACAGCATGTACAATTACTTGTGCAAATCTGCAGCGTCCTCTTATCCATCGATCCACACAGAAAGGCCATTGTGTGACGAAACATTAACAAACCCATTTGCGCGAAAAGTCGCTTCATTTTAAGGGATCCGAAGGACTGGAATAAGAAATTACATCCGTTTCAGGTCTCTGCTGCTGTTCCTGCTGAAGAACAAAGCGACGTAATCACAAAGTCACAAAGTCATCTAATCCGTCCCCATCAAGGTGCAAATACCATTAGAGATTCTGAAAAATCTAAAACTACTACAAAAGGCAAGTTTGTGAATTCAGCAAGCACGGAATGAGGCACAAATTTTCACCTTAGATCAGCATGTTCTACAGACTCTAGGATGTGTGGAGTACGTGGGTGTCAACGCagaaaataagaacaaaatgtATAACAGTAAAAGCTAGGAAATCGAGTACAGTTTCAAAAGCGAGTTTTCAAGTGTAAATTCAACAGTCGTACCTTGTCTTTGGACTTGTATAAATTGTAGATATCAGTGTAGTTTACGATGGCCTCAACTCTATCTAGTGATGCTTGCAACTTTCCCGAGTTCATGTTGAACCACGGTTCACCAGTACCCAACGCCCTAATCAATTCAAGGTTTCGACCATGAGCCATAACTACTCACAATCAAATAAGTAGttgaaacagaaacaagaacaaaaccgcatgtaatttgaagaaaaataattcgaaaactaaaaaataagagACGGTAAAACCTTAACagatatgaaaaataaataatgataaGGAGCTAACTTGAAAGCACACTACAAGAGATAGTACTTTGAATTATCTCTACTGCCATAAATGCATACAAGACTAAGGAACTTGCCCGGTAATTTCAGGAAGCACATAATCCGCCCTCCACCCAAAGCGCAAATCCACACCAGGGACCAAGCCAACCGATGTCTTATTCCTGATCCGAGATATGCCATCTCCACCAAAACAAGTAGTAAGTTTCCATTTCCACCCGGTTGCATTGATTTGAAAATTATGGCCTATGCCAACCTGCTTTTTCCAACAGTTTGTAACGTTAATACTACAATACTTGAAGAAATACGAGCTCAGTCCAGGCAGGGGGGCACATACGCAGAATACATGATTGTTCAAGCTAAAACATTATGAATTCCTAGTAAGTCTGGCATACGTTAATCCAAGTGTGCTTGAGATGGTGCAAAGGATCCGAAATTATACACTTCAATAGTGCAGGAAAGTGGAGCGGGGAGttgaataaaaaagaagatTGAAAAGCATCAAACCTGAAGATTTAGATATCCAGTTAGAGGAATCTTTTTTGAAAGAACACGAACATCCTGATGGATAGGCTCGTAGATGAACTTCCACATCCGTTCAGGAGCCAACGGCTTCAATACAATCTTTCCTTGAAACTCATTGATTGGAGCATTATAGAACTGAACCAAATCGATGATCTCAACAAATCAAAATTCGGAAGCACTCAATACGGATTAATAAACTAACCTAAGACTCATAGAAGCTTATGTTCCACAATGTATACAGTAAACATAAACAACTGCAGCCAATCTTCATGAAAATTTGAACCAATATAAACACATAGAAATTCAGTATTCTCATCGATTGTTTAGGaaccgtttgataaccatttctcCGTCATCCCTCCCACCGCCCCCTCTCCACCCTTTCATCCCTCTCTTCCCCCATCTACTTTCCCTTTATCTCTACCCAATAAACCGAAAGTAAAAAACTAAAACCGAAATAGTTATCAGACGGTCCTCAATGTTTACAAACACAAAGGATAACGAATCTCTCCAAttccaaacaaaaattcaatccaAAAAACCAATCTTTACGAACAGGACACTTCAACTTGTGACTAGCATGGAGTAACCCGAGTAATTCTTCATATTAACACAGAAAACAGAGGATTAAGCGTTGGATTATTAAAAAGTTCAAACCTTTTGAACTGGGAAGGTAAGAAAACAGTTAAAACTcttgaagaaattgaaatttcatACCTCCAGATTGAGGCCGACCCTTAAATCCTTCACTTCTTTCCGGAACTTGAAAAATAACTCCGACGGTATCAAATTTACACTGTAAAGTTCTTCGCACAAAGTTGGTTCTTCCCCACTCGAACCCCAATCCATTTTTTTGATGAATTCAGAGCCGTGAACTGTACGGACGAGGCTTTGGAGCAGTCGCTCTCTGCTTCTTCAGTGTGGGAGGAGATGAGAGGGAGAGGAGAGCAGGGAGGAGGTTGATGAAAATGCAGATGCGCCATTAAACTAGGAACGTTCTTTGGATAAGAGTGGAGGAAGGGAGGGTCCATTGGGCCATTGTCCACAAATTGTCAAATGAAAGATGGgattcattttgattaaaagttGCCCACCAAAAGCATCTACAATGTTTGGCCCACCAAACCTTCAAAGCTATTTTTTTATTCACAAACGATGTTGTACACAAAATTCATCTAAATTATAGGGAGagttattcaaacttggatatCGACGAGGAAGAACACTGCTTTAACCAATTTAGTTGAATGCAAGTCTAGAGTGATATTCTAGTTTATATTAATCAAAAAAGAAATGCTTAAGGAGACTCTTAAGTAGAACTCTTCATGGATTCTCAgtcacctcacagtttaacattaaaccaacaaaataaataggggtgtgatatccacacaccccattttacttcttatacacctttttaattttcggccgtcggatcagataaattgaagaagatcaacggacataaattatcaagagatatgtgataagtaaaataaggtgtgtggatagcacgtCCCAATAAATATTATGCAAAAAGTATGATGTGACAGAAAATCTATAAAGAATACCAATTTTGATAATCTTAATAGCATTTCTCTAATCAAAATTACAAGAAAAGTCAAACTCAAATGCATCAAGTTTACGAAATCATAAATTCCGTATTTACAACAAAATTTGAGGACTTCAAGTTTGTCTAATGGCATGATGATGAAGGCACATGATCCAAGTAGTGGCTTGGGTGTGCTACCTCTTCATTAAGATCCtacccaaaatttcaaaattattatgaAGCCATTACTAGTGATGAAGGATTAGCATTGTTTCATTCCAGGAGAAATACTAAGGTTACTCTCTTACAATGAGATTTTTTATAGACTCTCTATTATCTTATATTTTTAgtacaatattttttaatattggtaCGGAAATTAACGTTAACATGTAAGGTGACGAAGAGTTCATAGAAAATCTCACTTTTTAaaagtctccttaacatttctctcattccaatttgaaatttgaaatttttgctTAGACTATGACCTTCCAAGCTACAAAGTTAAATCAACCATTAAAAAGAATGACAAGTTAGCCTTGTTTTCTTAAATCttaactagcatatgggcacacacaaagtgtgtgagaaaattttttattttttatttttgaaatagaaagagagaggaagagagtgatagagaatgtgggagtgggaagtttttttattttaattttttttattataattagagatatgttaggattacatgtaagtgaggctttcaaaacaaaatgtcatatcccggcccggggcggatcacttcccgggcccgctccatcaccgtagcacgatattgtccactttgggcttaccattccctcacggttttgtttttgggaactcacgagcaacttcccagtgggtcacccatcatgggattgctctagcccccttctcgcttaacgtcggagttcctacggaacccgaagccagtgagctcccaaaaggcctcgtgctaggtagggattggaatatacatttaaggatcactcccctgggcgatgtgggatgtcacaaaaataacaaattttggttatgtgaaattacctttttgccccatatttcttattcatgttctcttttaattattaaagcgttaaactggtaatttcataggattttggttgacaataaatattttattaattagtagagatacaAACTAAATTTGGTTACATCAACCATGATTGTGTTTCACTTTCTTAAATCTTACTTAATTTCTCTTGGTCTTTTCCCTCAAAGAAAATAAGTATTTTTATAGTCCTTTTTTTACAAGgtagattttagggttttgcttATTACACAAACGAGTTGTccaaatattttccttttatttggtttgtacATTGATCACTTGTCACATTTTCGTGATAAAGTAAATTTGAAGACATTAATTTCTTCAACCTTTGACAATAGTTGGGTCGCATTTCTATCAATGAGATTATGATATCTACACTATAATTATGATATTTAAACGTTGAAAGCCTCTTCAAAAACAATCTTCTAACTTCGCCGTTCTTCATAATACAACAATGTAACACTTTATGTTCTTAACGTTATCCTTAATCATGTAATACAAACGCGTCTAGGTTAATACGTGCACCACGACAATGTAGCACTTTATGTTCTTGACATCGTCCAAATAATTAAACGCGTTTATACTTATGTAATACAAACTAGACACGCGGCACGGTCTGAATTAAAGATTAATTTGCACAGTCTAAAAATAATGATGCATATATTATGTTCCTATCAATTTTATCGGTTAACAACGTGGCTAAACCCCCAATTATATTCCTATCATTTGTTAAACGAAGATCTTCTTCAAATAATATCCTATGTAAGAC is from Pyrus communis chromosome 10, drPyrComm1.1, whole genome shotgun sequence and encodes:
- the LOC137748558 gene encoding uncharacterized protein isoform X3, coding for MDWGSSGEEPTLCEELYSVNLIPSELFFKFRKEVKDLRVGLNLEFYNAPINEFQGKIVLKPLAPERMWKFIYEPIHQDVRVLSKKIPLTGYLNLQQVGIGHNFQINATGWKWKLTTCFGGDGISRIRNKTSVGLVPGVDLRFGWRADYVLPEITGALGTGEPWFNMNSGKLQASLDRVEAIVNYTDIYNLYKSKDKEQQQRPETDVISYSSPSDPLK
- the LOC137748558 gene encoding uncharacterized protein isoform X1 — translated: MDWGSSGEEPTLCEELYSVNLIPSELFFKFRKEVKDLRVGLNLEFYNAPINEFQGKIVLKPLAPERMWKFIYEPIHQDVRVLSKKIPLTGYLNLQQVGIGHNFQINATGWKWKLTTCFGGDGISRIRNKTSVGLVPGVDLRFGWRADYVLPEITGALGTGEPWFNMNSGKLQASLDRVEAIVNYTDIYNLYKSKDKQEQQQRPETDVISYSSPSDPLK
- the LOC137748558 gene encoding uncharacterized protein isoform X2, yielding MDWGSSGEEPTLCEELYSVNLIPSELFFKFRKEVKDLRVGLNLEFYNAPINEFQGKIVLKPLAPERMWKFIYEPIHQDVRVLSKKIPLTGYLNLQVGIGHNFQINATGWKWKLTTCFGGDGISRIRNKTSVGLVPGVDLRFGWRADYVLPEITGALGTGEPWFNMNSGKLQASLDRVEAIVNYTDIYNLYKSKDKQEQQQRPETDVISYSSPSDPLK